From the genome of Spinacia oleracea cultivar Varoflay chromosome 2, BTI_SOV_V1, whole genome shotgun sequence, one region includes:
- the LOC130468077 gene encoding uncharacterized protein, producing the protein MAIDGETPPPTPPTKLDSSSPFFVGPQDRPGDLITPTKLKRDNYEDWAADVRTALKSKRKFGFLNGTYRKPEPPCTQDDWETLHAMLVSWIMNTIDPEVKTNLSKYDDAYLLWNHLKSLYSVVNGPRIQQLKSRIARCEQTATMPVSTYFGKLNVLWDELGKHEPIICCKCGLCKCELGAEHEKRREDNKLQEFLMGLYAPYYAQIRSNLLSYYPLPTLEKAFNQVIQEERVRCGDADEDTVEKKPEVVGFFVNTLGRGRGRVEKVDKSGLMCSHCKKSGHELVNCFDLLGYPEWWETRSQGRGSTGRGRGGGRGNSGRGQSVRANVADTGSGAQPVGQPLSTPPHGFSADQWKTLVAAFGNSNTSTDHLNGPSFEGADWHR; encoded by the exons ATGGCAATAGATGGTGAAACTCCTCCTCCTACTCCACCTACAAAACTTGACTCATCCTCACCGTTCTTTGTAGGCCCTCAAGATCGCCCGGGCGATTTAATAACTCCTACGAAATTGAAGAGAGACAATTATGAAGATTGGGCAGCAGACGTAAGGACAGCTCTCAAATCTAAGAGAAAGTTCGGATTTTTGAACGGCACATACAGAAAACCGGAGCCTCCATGTACACAAGATGATTGGGAAACTTTACATGCTATGCTTGTTTCGTGGATCATGAACACTATCGATCCCGAGGTAAAAACTAACCTATCTAAATATGATGATGCGTACCTGTTGTGGAATCATCTGAAATCTCTTTACTCTGTGGTTAATGGACCTCGAATTCAACAATTAAAATCACGAATTGCTCGTTGTGAACAAACTGCTACTATGCCTGTGTCCACTTATTTTGGTAAACTCAATGTTTTGTGGGatgaattaggaaaacatgaacCTATCATTTGCTGCAAGTGTGGATTGTGTAAGTGTGAATTAGGGGCTGAACATGAGAAACGAAGGGAAGATAATAAATTGCAGGAATTTTTGATGGGACTTTATGCTCCGTATTATGCCCAAATACGGTCTAATTTGTTGTCTTATTATCCACTTCCTACCCTTGAGAAAGCTTTTAATCAAGTAATACAAGAAGAGAGGGTGAGATGTGGTGATGCTGATGAGGACACGGTGGAAAAGAAGCCCGAAGTGGTCGGCTTTTTCGTGAATACCCTTGGCCGTGGAAGAGGGCGAGTTGAGAAAGTAGATAAGTCTGGACTAATGTGCTCACACTGCAAGAAATCAGGCCATGAATTGGTCAATTGCTTTGATCTTCTTGGCTACCCTGAGTGGTGGGAAACTCGCTCACAAGGAAGGGGTAGTACAGGAAGGGGTAGAGGTGGTGGCCGCGGTAATTCAGGTCGCGGGCAATCTGTGCGTGCAAATGTAGCTGACACTGGCAGTGGTGCGCAGCCGGTGGGGCAGCCATTGTCAACTCCACCTCATGGATTTTCTGCAGATCAGTGGAAAACACTCGTTGCGGCCTTTGGTAATTCTAATACTTCTACGGATCATTTGAATG GACCATCGTTCGAGGGAGCTGATTGGCACAGGTGA
- the LOC110785361 gene encoding protodermal factor 1 yields the protein MTEKRSMFLWVVLVMLSTNNLVIPVISITNNNNNIVGNEKTYYSPADPTPSSGHHGTSHKQKSQHHGSSASTGGQSNCRTPPSPSSSGGSGGYYPSPTPNPPSKGGSGGGGSHHPPKHHTPSHNPPSGGGCQCPTPPSSSPPPSSGGGGSYNPPTTPVIVTPPSTPLVSSPPPSSGGSGGGSYYPPTPSSPLVSSPPPSSGGGGSYYPPTPSSPTTPLVPSPPYLPDPTTPPTPFDPSSPPFPCTYWGSHPGLIFGVLGWWATAGGVFGGVTALPGLNTGSSLQEMLTNPRHDGYGSLYREGTASFLNSMASKEFAFSTKQVKDSFLSSLDSDKAAGAQAKLFKLANEKKLKFATTTSSKP from the exons atgACAGAAAAAAGGAGTATGTTTTTGTGGGTGGTTTTGGTGATGCTTTCCACTAATAATCTTGTTATTCCAGTCATTTCAAttaccaataataataacaatattgtTGGTAATGAAAAAACTTACTATTCTCCTGCTGACCCAACCCCTTCTTCAG GTCACCATGGAACTTCCCACAAGCAAAAATCTCAGCATCATGGATCATCCGCCTCCACTGGTGGTCAAAGCAACTGCCGTACCCCTCCTTCACCAAGCAGCAGCGGCGGAAGCGGTGGCTACTATCCTTCACCAACACCAAACCCTCCTAGCAAAGGAGGAAGCGGCGGCGGAGGGTCACACCATCCACCTAAACACCATACACCTTCTCATAACCCTCCTAGTGGTGGAGGTTGCCAATGCCCTACACCACCATCATCCTCACCACCTCCTTCAAGTGGTGGTGGAGGTAGTTATAATCCTCCAACGACTCCCGTCATTGTGACTCCACCAAGTACACCTTTAGTTTCTTCACCTCCTCCTAGCAGTGGTGGTAGTGGTGGCGGTAGCTATTATCCTCCAACCCCAAGCAGTCCTTTGGTTTCTTCACCTCCTCCTagcagtggtggtggtggtagcTATTATCCTCCAACCCCAAGCAGTCCGACCACTCCACTGGTTCCGTCGCCGCCTTATCTTCCGGATCCAACCACTCCTCCTACGCCTTTTGATCCTTCCTCTCCACCATTCCCATGCAC ATACTGGGGAAGTCATCCAGGGTTGATATTTGGAGTGTTAGGGTGGTGGGCAACAGCCGGCGGCGTATTCGGTGGCGTGACGGCGTTGCCAGGACTAAACACAGGAAGCAGTCTTCAAGAAATGCTAACAAACCCTAGACATGATGGTTATGGTTCCCTTTATAGAGAAGGAACTGCCTCTTTCCTTAACTCAATGGCGTCAAAGGAGTTCGCCTTCTCTACAAAGCAAGTCAAGGATTCCTTCCTCTCTTCTCTCGACTCCGATAAGGCTGCCGGTGCTCAAGCTAAGCTCTTCAAGCTTGCTAATGAGAAGAAGCTCAAGTTTGCTACCACTACTTCTTCCAAACCttga